The following coding sequences lie in one Diceros bicornis minor isolate mBicDic1 chromosome 33, mDicBic1.mat.cur, whole genome shotgun sequence genomic window:
- the YTHDF3 gene encoding YTH domain-containing family protein 3 isoform X5 — translation MFYLDLTLLHRAEDTGEESFSVQNGSIHQKDAVNDDDFEPYLSSQTNQSNSYPPMSDPYMPSYYAPSIGFPYSLGEAAWSTAGDQPMPYLTTYGQMSNGEHHYIPDGVFSQPGALGNTPPFLGQHGFNFFPGNADFSTWGTSGSQGQSTQSSAYSSSYGYPPSSLGRAITDGQAGFGNDTLSKVPGISSIEQGMTGLKIGGDLTAAVTKTVGTALSSSGMTSIATNSVPPVSSAAPKPTSWAAIARKPAKPQPKLKPKGNVGIGGSAVPPPPIKHNMNIGTWDEKGSVVKAPPTQPVLPPQTIIQQPQPLIQPPPLVQSQLPQQQPQPPQPQQQQGPQPQAQPHQVQPQQQQLQNRWVAPRNRGAGFNQNNGAGGENFGLGVVPVSASPSSVEVHPVLEKLKAINNYNPKDFDWNLKNGRVFIIKSYSEDDIHRSIKYSIWCSTEHGNKRLDAAYRSLNGKGPLYLLFSVNGSGHFCGVAEMKSVVDYNAYAGVWSQDKWKGKFEVKWIFVKDVPNNQLRHIRLENNDNKPVTNSRDTQEVPLEKAKQVLKIIATFKHTTSIFDDFAHYEKRQEEEEAMRRCVSIHPLKDGWIVSSFWKMKRIIQIRKEIETNNNHMKMSC, via the exons agtAACAGCTATCCACCAATGTCAGATCCATACATGCCTAGTTACTATGCTCCATCCATTGGATTTCCGTATTCTCTTGGGGAAGCAGCATGGTCCACAGCTGGAGACCAACCTATGCCATATCTGACAACTTATGGACAAATGAGTAATGGAGAACATCATTATATACCAGATGGTGTGTTTAGTCAACCTGGGGCATTAGGAAATACCCCTCCATTTCTTGGTCAACATGGATTTAACTTTTTTCCTGGTAATGCTGATTTCTCTACATGGGGGACAAGTGGATCTCAGGGACAATCAACACAAAGTTCTGCTTATAGTAGCAGTTATGGCTATCCACCTAGTTCTCTTGGGAGAGCTATTACTGATGGACAggctggatttggcaatgatacTTTGAGTAAGGTGCCTGGCATTAGCAGTATTGAGCAAGGCATGACTGGACTGAAAATTGGTGGTGACCTGACAGCTGCAGTAACAAAAACTGTAGGTACAGCCTTGAGCAGCAGTGGTATGACTAGCATTGCAACCAATAGTGTGCCCCCGGTTAGCAGTGCAGCACCTAAACCAACCTCCTGGGCTGCCATTGCCAGAAAGCCTGCCAAACCTCAGCCGAAACTTAAACCCAAGGGCAATGTGGGAATTGGGGGTTCTGCTGTTCCACCACCTCCTATAAAACACAATATGAATATTGGAACTTGGGATGAAAAGGGGTCAGTGGTAAAGGCTCCGCCAACCCAACCAGTTCTGCCTCCTCAGACTATAATCCAGCAGCCTCAGCCATTAATTCAACCACCACCATTGGTGCAAAGCCAACTGCCTCAACAGCAGCCTCAGCCACCACAACCACAGCAGCAACAAGGACCTCAGCCACAGGCTCAGCCTCACCAAGTGCAGCCCCAACAGCAACAGCTGCAGAATCGCTGGGTGGCTCCTCGGAACAGGGGAGCTGGCTTCAACCAGAACAATGGAGCGGGCGGTGAAAACTTTGGTTTAGGTGTTGTTCCTGTCAGCGCTTCACCTTCTAGTGTCGAAGTGCATCCAGTGCTTGAAAAGCTAAAGGCCATAAACAACTATAATCCCAAAGACTTCGACTGGAACCTGAAGAATGGACGTGTGTTTATAATTAAAAGCTATTCTGAGGATGACATACACCGTTCCATTAAGTACTCTATCTGGTGTAGTACTGAGCATGGTAATAAGCGTTTGGATGCAGCTTACCGTTCCCTGAATGGGAAAGGCCCACTCTATTTACTCTTCAGTGTGAATGGCAGTGGACATTTTTGTGGAGTGGCTGAAATGAAGTCTGTTGTGGACTATAATGCATATGCTGGTGTCTGGTCTCAGGATAAGTGGAAGGGCAAATTTGAAGTTAAATGGATCTTTGTCAAAGATGTTCCCAATAACCAATTACGGCATATTCGCTTagaaaataatgacaacaaaCCAGTTACCAATTCAAGGGACACTCAAGAGGTACCCCTAGAAAAAGCTAAGCAAGTGCTTAAAATAATTGCTACTTTCAAGCATACCACCTCAATCTTTGATGACTTTGCACATTATGAAAAGCGTCAAGAAGAGGAGGAAGCCATGCGTAGG tgtgtatccattcatccattgaaggacggctggattgtttccagtttttggaagat GAAGAGGATCATTCAGATAAG gaaagaaatagaaacaaacaatAACCATATGAAGATGTCCTGTTAG
- the YTHDF3 gene encoding YTH domain-containing family protein 3 isoform X6, whose amino-acid sequence MFYLDLTLLHRAEDTGEESFSVQNGSIHQKDAVNDDDFEPYLSSQTNQSNSYPPMSDPYMPSYYAPSIGFPYSLGEAAWSTAGDQPMPYLTTYGQMSNGEHHYIPDGVFSQPGALGNTPPFLGQHGFNFFPGNADFSTWGTSGSQGQSTQSSAYSSSYGYPPSSLGRAITDGQAGFGNDTLSKVPGISSIEQGMTGLKIGGDLTAAVTKTVGTALSSSGMTSIATNSVPPVSSAAPKPTSWAAIARKPAKPQPKLKPKGNVGIGGSAVPPPPIKHNMNIGTWDEKGSVVKAPPTQPVLPPQTIIQQPQPLIQPPPLVQSQLPQQQPQPPQPQQQQGPQPQAQPHQVQPQQQQLQNRWVAPRNRGAGFNQNNGAGGENFGLGVVPVSASPSSVEVHPVLEKLKAINNYNPKDFDWNLKNGRVFIIKSYSEDDIHRSIKYSIWCSTEHGNKRLDAAYRSLNGKGPLYLLFSVNGSGHFCGVAEMKSVVDYNAYAGVWSQDKWKGKFEVKWIFVKDVPNNQLRHIRLENNDNKPVTNSRDTQEVPLEKAKQVLKIIATFKHTTSIFDDFAHYEKRQEEEEAMRRCVSIHPLKDGWIVSSFWKMKEIETNNNHMKMSC is encoded by the exons agtAACAGCTATCCACCAATGTCAGATCCATACATGCCTAGTTACTATGCTCCATCCATTGGATTTCCGTATTCTCTTGGGGAAGCAGCATGGTCCACAGCTGGAGACCAACCTATGCCATATCTGACAACTTATGGACAAATGAGTAATGGAGAACATCATTATATACCAGATGGTGTGTTTAGTCAACCTGGGGCATTAGGAAATACCCCTCCATTTCTTGGTCAACATGGATTTAACTTTTTTCCTGGTAATGCTGATTTCTCTACATGGGGGACAAGTGGATCTCAGGGACAATCAACACAAAGTTCTGCTTATAGTAGCAGTTATGGCTATCCACCTAGTTCTCTTGGGAGAGCTATTACTGATGGACAggctggatttggcaatgatacTTTGAGTAAGGTGCCTGGCATTAGCAGTATTGAGCAAGGCATGACTGGACTGAAAATTGGTGGTGACCTGACAGCTGCAGTAACAAAAACTGTAGGTACAGCCTTGAGCAGCAGTGGTATGACTAGCATTGCAACCAATAGTGTGCCCCCGGTTAGCAGTGCAGCACCTAAACCAACCTCCTGGGCTGCCATTGCCAGAAAGCCTGCCAAACCTCAGCCGAAACTTAAACCCAAGGGCAATGTGGGAATTGGGGGTTCTGCTGTTCCACCACCTCCTATAAAACACAATATGAATATTGGAACTTGGGATGAAAAGGGGTCAGTGGTAAAGGCTCCGCCAACCCAACCAGTTCTGCCTCCTCAGACTATAATCCAGCAGCCTCAGCCATTAATTCAACCACCACCATTGGTGCAAAGCCAACTGCCTCAACAGCAGCCTCAGCCACCACAACCACAGCAGCAACAAGGACCTCAGCCACAGGCTCAGCCTCACCAAGTGCAGCCCCAACAGCAACAGCTGCAGAATCGCTGGGTGGCTCCTCGGAACAGGGGAGCTGGCTTCAACCAGAACAATGGAGCGGGCGGTGAAAACTTTGGTTTAGGTGTTGTTCCTGTCAGCGCTTCACCTTCTAGTGTCGAAGTGCATCCAGTGCTTGAAAAGCTAAAGGCCATAAACAACTATAATCCCAAAGACTTCGACTGGAACCTGAAGAATGGACGTGTGTTTATAATTAAAAGCTATTCTGAGGATGACATACACCGTTCCATTAAGTACTCTATCTGGTGTAGTACTGAGCATGGTAATAAGCGTTTGGATGCAGCTTACCGTTCCCTGAATGGGAAAGGCCCACTCTATTTACTCTTCAGTGTGAATGGCAGTGGACATTTTTGTGGAGTGGCTGAAATGAAGTCTGTTGTGGACTATAATGCATATGCTGGTGTCTGGTCTCAGGATAAGTGGAAGGGCAAATTTGAAGTTAAATGGATCTTTGTCAAAGATGTTCCCAATAACCAATTACGGCATATTCGCTTagaaaataatgacaacaaaCCAGTTACCAATTCAAGGGACACTCAAGAGGTACCCCTAGAAAAAGCTAAGCAAGTGCTTAAAATAATTGCTACTTTCAAGCATACCACCTCAATCTTTGATGACTTTGCACATTATGAAAAGCGTCAAGAAGAGGAGGAAGCCATGCGTAGG tgtgtatccattcatccattgaaggacggctggattgtttccagtttttggaagat gaaagaaatagaaacaaacaatAACCATATGAAGATGTCCTGTTAG
- the YTHDF3 gene encoding YTH domain-containing family protein 3 isoform X1 codes for MFYLDLTLLHRAEDTGEESFSVQNGSIHQKDAVNDDDFEPYLSSQTNQSNSYPPMSDPYMPSYYAPSIGFPYSLGEAAWSTAGDQPMPYLTTYGQMSNGEHHYIPDGVFSQPGALGNTPPFLGQHGFNFFPGNADFSTWGTSGSQGQSTQSSAYSSSYGYPPSSLGRAITDGQAGFGNDTLSKVPGISSIEQGMTGLKIGGDLTAAVTKTVGTALSSSGMTSIATNSVPPVSSAAPKPTSWAAIARKPAKPQPKLKPKGNVGIGGSAVPPPPIKHNMNIGTWDEKGSVVKAPPTQPVLPPQTIIQQPQPLIQPPPLVQSQLPQQQPQPPQPQQQQGPQPQAQPHQVQPQQQQLQNRWVAPRNRGAGFNQNNGAGGENFGLGVVPVSASPSSVEVHPVLEKLKAINNYNPKDFDWNLKNGRVFIIKSYSEDDIHRSIKYSIWCSTEHGNKRLDAAYRSLNGKGPLYLLFSVNGSGHFCGVAEMKSVVDYNAYAGVWSQDKWKGKFEVKWIFVKDVPNNQLRHIRLENNDNKPVTNSRDTQEVPLEKAKQVLKIIATFKHTTSIFDDFAHYEKRQEEEEAMRRCVSIHPLKDGWIVSSFWKMKRIIQISTSPSRYVPNRSFQVPQKTCKNVLRNTIDDVKLGERTTKTNAPKERGNSVSRR; via the exons agtAACAGCTATCCACCAATGTCAGATCCATACATGCCTAGTTACTATGCTCCATCCATTGGATTTCCGTATTCTCTTGGGGAAGCAGCATGGTCCACAGCTGGAGACCAACCTATGCCATATCTGACAACTTATGGACAAATGAGTAATGGAGAACATCATTATATACCAGATGGTGTGTTTAGTCAACCTGGGGCATTAGGAAATACCCCTCCATTTCTTGGTCAACATGGATTTAACTTTTTTCCTGGTAATGCTGATTTCTCTACATGGGGGACAAGTGGATCTCAGGGACAATCAACACAAAGTTCTGCTTATAGTAGCAGTTATGGCTATCCACCTAGTTCTCTTGGGAGAGCTATTACTGATGGACAggctggatttggcaatgatacTTTGAGTAAGGTGCCTGGCATTAGCAGTATTGAGCAAGGCATGACTGGACTGAAAATTGGTGGTGACCTGACAGCTGCAGTAACAAAAACTGTAGGTACAGCCTTGAGCAGCAGTGGTATGACTAGCATTGCAACCAATAGTGTGCCCCCGGTTAGCAGTGCAGCACCTAAACCAACCTCCTGGGCTGCCATTGCCAGAAAGCCTGCCAAACCTCAGCCGAAACTTAAACCCAAGGGCAATGTGGGAATTGGGGGTTCTGCTGTTCCACCACCTCCTATAAAACACAATATGAATATTGGAACTTGGGATGAAAAGGGGTCAGTGGTAAAGGCTCCGCCAACCCAACCAGTTCTGCCTCCTCAGACTATAATCCAGCAGCCTCAGCCATTAATTCAACCACCACCATTGGTGCAAAGCCAACTGCCTCAACAGCAGCCTCAGCCACCACAACCACAGCAGCAACAAGGACCTCAGCCACAGGCTCAGCCTCACCAAGTGCAGCCCCAACAGCAACAGCTGCAGAATCGCTGGGTGGCTCCTCGGAACAGGGGAGCTGGCTTCAACCAGAACAATGGAGCGGGCGGTGAAAACTTTGGTTTAGGTGTTGTTCCTGTCAGCGCTTCACCTTCTAGTGTCGAAGTGCATCCAGTGCTTGAAAAGCTAAAGGCCATAAACAACTATAATCCCAAAGACTTCGACTGGAACCTGAAGAATGGACGTGTGTTTATAATTAAAAGCTATTCTGAGGATGACATACACCGTTCCATTAAGTACTCTATCTGGTGTAGTACTGAGCATGGTAATAAGCGTTTGGATGCAGCTTACCGTTCCCTGAATGGGAAAGGCCCACTCTATTTACTCTTCAGTGTGAATGGCAGTGGACATTTTTGTGGAGTGGCTGAAATGAAGTCTGTTGTGGACTATAATGCATATGCTGGTGTCTGGTCTCAGGATAAGTGGAAGGGCAAATTTGAAGTTAAATGGATCTTTGTCAAAGATGTTCCCAATAACCAATTACGGCATATTCGCTTagaaaataatgacaacaaaCCAGTTACCAATTCAAGGGACACTCAAGAGGTACCCCTAGAAAAAGCTAAGCAAGTGCTTAAAATAATTGCTACTTTCAAGCATACCACCTCAATCTTTGATGACTTTGCACATTATGAAAAGCGTCAAGAAGAGGAGGAAGCCATGCGTAGG tgtgtatccattcatccattgaaggacggctggattgtttccagtttttggaagat GAAGAGGATCATTCAGATAAG CACTTCTCCTTCGAGATATGTACCTAACAGAAGCTTCCAAGTACCGCAGAAGACATGCAAGAATGTTCTTAGGAACACAATCGATGATG TCAAGCTTGGTGAAAGAACAACCAAGACAAACGCACCAAAAGAAAGAGGTAATTCAGTGAGcagaagataa
- the YTHDF3 gene encoding YTH domain-containing family protein 3 isoform X4, with amino-acid sequence MFYLDLTLLHRAEDTGEESFSVQNGSIHQKDAVNDDDFEPYLSSQTNQSNSYPPMSDPYMPSYYAPSIGFPYSLGEAAWSTAGDQPMPYLTTYGQMSNGEHHYIPDGVFSQPGALGNTPPFLGQHGFNFFPGNADFSTWGTSGSQGQSTQSSAYSSSYGYPPSSLGRAITDGQAGFGNDTLSKVPGISSIEQGMTGLKIGGDLTAAVTKTVGTALSSSGMTSIATNSVPPVSSAAPKPTSWAAIARKPAKPQPKLKPKGNVGIGGSAVPPPPIKHNMNIGTWDEKGSVVKAPPTQPVLPPQTIIQQPQPLIQPPPLVQSQLPQQQPQPPQPQQQQGPQPQAQPHQVQPQQQQLQNRWVAPRNRGAGFNQNNGAGGENFGLGVVPVSASPSSVEVHPVLEKLKAINNYNPKDFDWNLKNGRVFIIKSYSEDDIHRSIKYSIWCSTEHGNKRLDAAYRSLNGKGPLYLLFSVNGSGHFCGVAEMKSVVDYNAYAGVWSQDKWKGKFEVKWIFVKDVPNNQLRHIRLENNDNKPVTNSRDTQEVPLEKAKQVLKIIATFKHTTSIFDDFAHYEKRQEEEEAMRRCVSIHPLKDGWIVSSFWKMKRIIQISTSPSRYVPNRSFQVPQKTCKNVLRNTIDDGKK; translated from the exons agtAACAGCTATCCACCAATGTCAGATCCATACATGCCTAGTTACTATGCTCCATCCATTGGATTTCCGTATTCTCTTGGGGAAGCAGCATGGTCCACAGCTGGAGACCAACCTATGCCATATCTGACAACTTATGGACAAATGAGTAATGGAGAACATCATTATATACCAGATGGTGTGTTTAGTCAACCTGGGGCATTAGGAAATACCCCTCCATTTCTTGGTCAACATGGATTTAACTTTTTTCCTGGTAATGCTGATTTCTCTACATGGGGGACAAGTGGATCTCAGGGACAATCAACACAAAGTTCTGCTTATAGTAGCAGTTATGGCTATCCACCTAGTTCTCTTGGGAGAGCTATTACTGATGGACAggctggatttggcaatgatacTTTGAGTAAGGTGCCTGGCATTAGCAGTATTGAGCAAGGCATGACTGGACTGAAAATTGGTGGTGACCTGACAGCTGCAGTAACAAAAACTGTAGGTACAGCCTTGAGCAGCAGTGGTATGACTAGCATTGCAACCAATAGTGTGCCCCCGGTTAGCAGTGCAGCACCTAAACCAACCTCCTGGGCTGCCATTGCCAGAAAGCCTGCCAAACCTCAGCCGAAACTTAAACCCAAGGGCAATGTGGGAATTGGGGGTTCTGCTGTTCCACCACCTCCTATAAAACACAATATGAATATTGGAACTTGGGATGAAAAGGGGTCAGTGGTAAAGGCTCCGCCAACCCAACCAGTTCTGCCTCCTCAGACTATAATCCAGCAGCCTCAGCCATTAATTCAACCACCACCATTGGTGCAAAGCCAACTGCCTCAACAGCAGCCTCAGCCACCACAACCACAGCAGCAACAAGGACCTCAGCCACAGGCTCAGCCTCACCAAGTGCAGCCCCAACAGCAACAGCTGCAGAATCGCTGGGTGGCTCCTCGGAACAGGGGAGCTGGCTTCAACCAGAACAATGGAGCGGGCGGTGAAAACTTTGGTTTAGGTGTTGTTCCTGTCAGCGCTTCACCTTCTAGTGTCGAAGTGCATCCAGTGCTTGAAAAGCTAAAGGCCATAAACAACTATAATCCCAAAGACTTCGACTGGAACCTGAAGAATGGACGTGTGTTTATAATTAAAAGCTATTCTGAGGATGACATACACCGTTCCATTAAGTACTCTATCTGGTGTAGTACTGAGCATGGTAATAAGCGTTTGGATGCAGCTTACCGTTCCCTGAATGGGAAAGGCCCACTCTATTTACTCTTCAGTGTGAATGGCAGTGGACATTTTTGTGGAGTGGCTGAAATGAAGTCTGTTGTGGACTATAATGCATATGCTGGTGTCTGGTCTCAGGATAAGTGGAAGGGCAAATTTGAAGTTAAATGGATCTTTGTCAAAGATGTTCCCAATAACCAATTACGGCATATTCGCTTagaaaataatgacaacaaaCCAGTTACCAATTCAAGGGACACTCAAGAGGTACCCCTAGAAAAAGCTAAGCAAGTGCTTAAAATAATTGCTACTTTCAAGCATACCACCTCAATCTTTGATGACTTTGCACATTATGAAAAGCGTCAAGAAGAGGAGGAAGCCATGCGTAGG tgtgtatccattcatccattgaaggacggctggattgtttccagtttttggaagat GAAGAGGATCATTCAGATAAG CACTTCTCCTTCGAGATATGTACCTAACAGAAGCTTCCAAGTACCGCAGAAGACATGCAAGAATGTTCTTAGGAACACAATCGATGATG gaaagaaatag
- the YTHDF3 gene encoding YTH domain-containing family protein 3 isoform X2 codes for MSATSVDQRPKGQGNKVSVQNGSIHQKDAVNDDDFEPYLSSQTNQSNSYPPMSDPYMPSYYAPSIGFPYSLGEAAWSTAGDQPMPYLTTYGQMSNGEHHYIPDGVFSQPGALGNTPPFLGQHGFNFFPGNADFSTWGTSGSQGQSTQSSAYSSSYGYPPSSLGRAITDGQAGFGNDTLSKVPGISSIEQGMTGLKIGGDLTAAVTKTVGTALSSSGMTSIATNSVPPVSSAAPKPTSWAAIARKPAKPQPKLKPKGNVGIGGSAVPPPPIKHNMNIGTWDEKGSVVKAPPTQPVLPPQTIIQQPQPLIQPPPLVQSQLPQQQPQPPQPQQQQGPQPQAQPHQVQPQQQQLQNRWVAPRNRGAGFNQNNGAGGENFGLGVVPVSASPSSVEVHPVLEKLKAINNYNPKDFDWNLKNGRVFIIKSYSEDDIHRSIKYSIWCSTEHGNKRLDAAYRSLNGKGPLYLLFSVNGSGHFCGVAEMKSVVDYNAYAGVWSQDKWKGKFEVKWIFVKDVPNNQLRHIRLENNDNKPVTNSRDTQEVPLEKAKQVLKIIATFKHTTSIFDDFAHYEKRQEEEEAMRRCVSIHPLKDGWIVSSFWKMKRIIQISTSPSRYVPNRSFQVPQKTCKNVLRNTIDDVKLGERTTKTNAPKERGNSVSRR; via the exons agtAACAGCTATCCACCAATGTCAGATCCATACATGCCTAGTTACTATGCTCCATCCATTGGATTTCCGTATTCTCTTGGGGAAGCAGCATGGTCCACAGCTGGAGACCAACCTATGCCATATCTGACAACTTATGGACAAATGAGTAATGGAGAACATCATTATATACCAGATGGTGTGTTTAGTCAACCTGGGGCATTAGGAAATACCCCTCCATTTCTTGGTCAACATGGATTTAACTTTTTTCCTGGTAATGCTGATTTCTCTACATGGGGGACAAGTGGATCTCAGGGACAATCAACACAAAGTTCTGCTTATAGTAGCAGTTATGGCTATCCACCTAGTTCTCTTGGGAGAGCTATTACTGATGGACAggctggatttggcaatgatacTTTGAGTAAGGTGCCTGGCATTAGCAGTATTGAGCAAGGCATGACTGGACTGAAAATTGGTGGTGACCTGACAGCTGCAGTAACAAAAACTGTAGGTACAGCCTTGAGCAGCAGTGGTATGACTAGCATTGCAACCAATAGTGTGCCCCCGGTTAGCAGTGCAGCACCTAAACCAACCTCCTGGGCTGCCATTGCCAGAAAGCCTGCCAAACCTCAGCCGAAACTTAAACCCAAGGGCAATGTGGGAATTGGGGGTTCTGCTGTTCCACCACCTCCTATAAAACACAATATGAATATTGGAACTTGGGATGAAAAGGGGTCAGTGGTAAAGGCTCCGCCAACCCAACCAGTTCTGCCTCCTCAGACTATAATCCAGCAGCCTCAGCCATTAATTCAACCACCACCATTGGTGCAAAGCCAACTGCCTCAACAGCAGCCTCAGCCACCACAACCACAGCAGCAACAAGGACCTCAGCCACAGGCTCAGCCTCACCAAGTGCAGCCCCAACAGCAACAGCTGCAGAATCGCTGGGTGGCTCCTCGGAACAGGGGAGCTGGCTTCAACCAGAACAATGGAGCGGGCGGTGAAAACTTTGGTTTAGGTGTTGTTCCTGTCAGCGCTTCACCTTCTAGTGTCGAAGTGCATCCAGTGCTTGAAAAGCTAAAGGCCATAAACAACTATAATCCCAAAGACTTCGACTGGAACCTGAAGAATGGACGTGTGTTTATAATTAAAAGCTATTCTGAGGATGACATACACCGTTCCATTAAGTACTCTATCTGGTGTAGTACTGAGCATGGTAATAAGCGTTTGGATGCAGCTTACCGTTCCCTGAATGGGAAAGGCCCACTCTATTTACTCTTCAGTGTGAATGGCAGTGGACATTTTTGTGGAGTGGCTGAAATGAAGTCTGTTGTGGACTATAATGCATATGCTGGTGTCTGGTCTCAGGATAAGTGGAAGGGCAAATTTGAAGTTAAATGGATCTTTGTCAAAGATGTTCCCAATAACCAATTACGGCATATTCGCTTagaaaataatgacaacaaaCCAGTTACCAATTCAAGGGACACTCAAGAGGTACCCCTAGAAAAAGCTAAGCAAGTGCTTAAAATAATTGCTACTTTCAAGCATACCACCTCAATCTTTGATGACTTTGCACATTATGAAAAGCGTCAAGAAGAGGAGGAAGCCATGCGTAGG tgtgtatccattcatccattgaaggacggctggattgtttccagtttttggaagat GAAGAGGATCATTCAGATAAG CACTTCTCCTTCGAGATATGTACCTAACAGAAGCTTCCAAGTACCGCAGAAGACATGCAAGAATGTTCTTAGGAACACAATCGATGATG TCAAGCTTGGTGAAAGAACAACCAAGACAAACGCACCAAAAGAAAGAGGTAATTCAGTGAGcagaagataa
- the YTHDF3 gene encoding YTH domain-containing family protein 3 isoform X8 — translation MFYLDLTLLHRAEDTGEESFSVQNGSIHQKDAVNDDDFEPYLSSQTNQSNSYPPMSDPYMPSYYAPSIGFPYSLGEAAWSTAGDQPMPYLTTYGQMSNGEHHYIPDGVFSQPGALGNTPPFLGQHGFNFFPGNADFSTWGTSGSQGQSTQSSAYSSSYGYPPSSLGRAITDGQAGFGNDTLSKVPGISSIEQGMTGLKIGGDLTAAVTKTVGTALSSSGMTSIATNSVPPVSSAAPKPTSWAAIARKPAKPQPKLKPKGNVGIGGSAVPPPPIKHNMNIGTWDEKGSVVKAPPTQPVLPPQTIIQQPQPLIQPPPLVQSQLPQQQPQPPQPQQQQGPQPQAQPHQVQPQQQQLQNRWVAPRNRGAGFNQNNGAGGENFGLGVVPVSASPSSVEVHPVLEKLKAINNYNPKDFDWNLKNGRVFIIKSYSEDDIHRSIKYSIWCSTEHGNKRLDAAYRSLNGKGPLYLLFSVNGSGHFCGVAEMKSVVDYNAYAGVWSQDKWKGKFEVKWIFVKDVPNNQLRHIRLENNDNKPVTNSRDTQEVPLEKAKQVLKIIATFKHTTSIFDDFAHYEKRQEEEEAMRRERNRNKQ, via the exons agtAACAGCTATCCACCAATGTCAGATCCATACATGCCTAGTTACTATGCTCCATCCATTGGATTTCCGTATTCTCTTGGGGAAGCAGCATGGTCCACAGCTGGAGACCAACCTATGCCATATCTGACAACTTATGGACAAATGAGTAATGGAGAACATCATTATATACCAGATGGTGTGTTTAGTCAACCTGGGGCATTAGGAAATACCCCTCCATTTCTTGGTCAACATGGATTTAACTTTTTTCCTGGTAATGCTGATTTCTCTACATGGGGGACAAGTGGATCTCAGGGACAATCAACACAAAGTTCTGCTTATAGTAGCAGTTATGGCTATCCACCTAGTTCTCTTGGGAGAGCTATTACTGATGGACAggctggatttggcaatgatacTTTGAGTAAGGTGCCTGGCATTAGCAGTATTGAGCAAGGCATGACTGGACTGAAAATTGGTGGTGACCTGACAGCTGCAGTAACAAAAACTGTAGGTACAGCCTTGAGCAGCAGTGGTATGACTAGCATTGCAACCAATAGTGTGCCCCCGGTTAGCAGTGCAGCACCTAAACCAACCTCCTGGGCTGCCATTGCCAGAAAGCCTGCCAAACCTCAGCCGAAACTTAAACCCAAGGGCAATGTGGGAATTGGGGGTTCTGCTGTTCCACCACCTCCTATAAAACACAATATGAATATTGGAACTTGGGATGAAAAGGGGTCAGTGGTAAAGGCTCCGCCAACCCAACCAGTTCTGCCTCCTCAGACTATAATCCAGCAGCCTCAGCCATTAATTCAACCACCACCATTGGTGCAAAGCCAACTGCCTCAACAGCAGCCTCAGCCACCACAACCACAGCAGCAACAAGGACCTCAGCCACAGGCTCAGCCTCACCAAGTGCAGCCCCAACAGCAACAGCTGCAGAATCGCTGGGTGGCTCCTCGGAACAGGGGAGCTGGCTTCAACCAGAACAATGGAGCGGGCGGTGAAAACTTTGGTTTAGGTGTTGTTCCTGTCAGCGCTTCACCTTCTAGTGTCGAAGTGCATCCAGTGCTTGAAAAGCTAAAGGCCATAAACAACTATAATCCCAAAGACTTCGACTGGAACCTGAAGAATGGACGTGTGTTTATAATTAAAAGCTATTCTGAGGATGACATACACCGTTCCATTAAGTACTCTATCTGGTGTAGTACTGAGCATGGTAATAAGCGTTTGGATGCAGCTTACCGTTCCCTGAATGGGAAAGGCCCACTCTATTTACTCTTCAGTGTGAATGGCAGTGGACATTTTTGTGGAGTGGCTGAAATGAAGTCTGTTGTGGACTATAATGCATATGCTGGTGTCTGGTCTCAGGATAAGTGGAAGGGCAAATTTGAAGTTAAATGGATCTTTGTCAAAGATGTTCCCAATAACCAATTACGGCATATTCGCTTagaaaataatgacaacaaaCCAGTTACCAATTCAAGGGACACTCAAGAGGTACCCCTAGAAAAAGCTAAGCAAGTGCTTAAAATAATTGCTACTTTCAAGCATACCACCTCAATCTTTGATGACTTTGCACATTATGAAAAGCGTCAAGAAGAGGAGGAAGCCATGCGTAGG gaaagaaatagaaacaaacaatAA